Proteins encoded together in one Nocardioides marinisabuli window:
- the rpmI gene encoding 50S ribosomal protein L35, which produces MPKNKSHSGAGKRFRVTGSGKILREKAGKRHNLEKKPSKVTRRMTGTVEVAKADTARAKKMLGI; this is translated from the coding sequence ATGCCCAAGAACAAGAGCCACTCCGGCGCCGGCAAGCGCTTCCGCGTGACCGGCTCCGGCAAGATCCTTCGCGAGAAGGCCGGCAAGCGCCACAACCTCGAGAAGAAGCCCTCGAAGGTCACGCGCCGCATGACCGGCACCGTCGAGGTGGCCAAGGCCGACACCGCGCGCGCCAAGAAGATGCTCGGCATCTGA
- a CDS encoding TrmH family RNA methyltransferase produces MFLADGPKAVEGALEVPGLLVEVFATPAATERYAELARAAQESGAAWTPVEERALASLSDAVSPAGLVGVCRFLDTDLASVLATGPRLVAVCADVRDPGKRRHRDPLRRRRRRRRGRAGRQLGRRLQPKTVRASVGSLFHLPVVVAPDAAAAVRELQGAGLAVLAADGAGERDLYGTAPLEGPVAWLFGNEAWGLPDELAALADHRVSIPIHGRAESLNLSTAAALCLYETARTQRRT; encoded by the coding sequence CTGTTCCTCGCTGACGGCCCCAAGGCGGTCGAGGGCGCCCTCGAGGTGCCCGGGCTGCTGGTCGAGGTCTTCGCGACCCCGGCGGCCACCGAGCGGTACGCCGAGCTGGCCCGCGCCGCGCAGGAGTCCGGCGCCGCCTGGACCCCGGTCGAGGAGCGGGCGCTGGCCTCGCTCAGCGACGCCGTCAGCCCCGCCGGGCTGGTCGGGGTGTGCCGCTTCCTCGACACCGACCTCGCGTCGGTGCTCGCCACGGGTCCGCGCCTGGTCGCGGTCTGCGCCGACGTGCGCGACCCCGGCAAACGCCGGCACCGTGATCCGCTGCGCCGACGCCGCCGGCGCCGACGCGGTCGTGCTGGCCGGCAGCTCGGTCGACGCCTACAACCCAAGACGGTGCGGGCCTCGGTCGGCTCGCTGTTCCACCTGCCCGTCGTCGTCGCCCCCGACGCCGCGGCCGCGGTGCGCGAGCTGCAGGGCGCCGGCCTGGCCGTCCTGGCCGCTGACGGCGCCGGTGAGCGCGACCTCTACGGCACCGCCCCGCTGGAGGGGCCCGTGGCCTGGCTCTTCGGCAACGAGGCCTGGGGCCTGCCCGACGAGCTGGCGGCACTGGCCGACCACCGGGTCTCGATCCCGATCCACGGTCGCGCCGAGAGCCTCAACCTCTCCACCGCGGCGGCGCTGTGCCTCTACGAGACCGCCCGCACCCAGCGTCGTACCTGA
- the argC gene encoding N-acetyl-gamma-glutamyl-phosphate reductase: protein MHMARVRVAVAGASGYAGGEVLRLLLAHPEVEIGALTGASNAGQPLGALQPHLVPLADRVLEPTTIEVLSGHDVVFLALPHGQSGEVAAQLGDDTVVIDCGADFRLRDAGEWEKFYGGEHAGTWPYGMPELPGQRDVLRGARRIAVPGCYPTVSTLSLAPAVAAGLVEPRVSVVAASGTSGAGKAAKAHLLGSEIMGNASAYGVGGTHRHTPEITQNLSALVEGTVAVSFTPLLVPMPRGILATCSADLVGEVSAEQAHEVYAEAYADEPFVHLLPAGQWPQTKSVTGSNAVHLQVTVDETAGRLVAVGAVDNLAKGTGGAAVQCMNLALGLDEGTGLTTIGLAP, encoded by the coding sequence ATGCATATGGCGAGAGTGCGAGTGGCCGTGGCCGGAGCGAGCGGGTACGCCGGGGGTGAAGTCCTGCGGCTGCTGCTGGCCCACCCCGAGGTCGAGATCGGTGCGCTGACCGGCGCGTCCAACGCCGGGCAGCCCCTGGGCGCCCTGCAGCCGCACCTGGTGCCACTGGCCGACCGGGTGCTCGAGCCCACCACGATCGAGGTCCTCAGCGGCCACGACGTCGTCTTCCTCGCCCTGCCCCACGGCCAGTCCGGCGAGGTCGCGGCCCAGCTCGGCGACGACACCGTCGTCATCGACTGCGGCGCCGACTTCCGCCTGCGCGACGCGGGGGAGTGGGAGAAGTTCTACGGCGGCGAGCACGCCGGCACCTGGCCCTACGGGATGCCCGAGCTGCCCGGCCAGCGCGACGTGCTGCGCGGCGCGCGCCGGATCGCCGTCCCCGGCTGCTACCCGACCGTCTCGACGCTCAGCCTGGCGCCGGCCGTGGCCGCCGGGCTCGTCGAGCCGCGGGTCTCGGTGGTCGCCGCCAGCGGCACCAGCGGCGCCGGCAAGGCCGCCAAGGCCCACCTGCTGGGCTCCGAGATCATGGGCAACGCCAGCGCGTACGGCGTCGGCGGCACCCACCGCCACACCCCCGAGATCACCCAGAACCTCTCCGCGCTGGTCGAGGGCACCGTGGCGGTCAGCTTCACCCCGCTGCTGGTCCCGATGCCGCGCGGCATCCTGGCCACCTGCTCGGCCGACCTCGTCGGCGAGGTGAGCGCCGAGCAGGCCCACGAGGTGTACGCCGAGGCCTACGCCGACGAGCCGTTCGTGCACCTGCTGCCCGCCGGGCAGTGGCCCCAGACCAAGTCGGTGACCGGTTCCAACGCCGTGCACCTGCAGGTGACCGTCGACGAGACCGCCGGGCGCCTGGTCGCCGTCGGCGCCGTCGACAACCTCGCCAAGGGCACCGGCGGCGCCGCCGTCCAGTGCATGAACCTCGCGCTCGGCCTCGACGAGGGCACGGGCCTGACCACGATCGGACTGGCACCCTGA
- the infC gene encoding translation initiation factor IF-3, which translates to MQAEAFVHFRPSSTAGTAQGPPRTSPPGGHISTELRINDRIRVQEVRLVGPSGETVGIVPTADALRLAQEADLDLVEIAPMARPPVCKLMDYGKFKYENAQKAREARRNQTNVIIKEMKLRPKIDSHDYETKKGHVVRFLNAGDKVKITIMFRGREQHRPELGFRLLQKLAEDVTELGFVESSPKQDGRNMTMVLGPHKKKAEAKVEHKAAKEAKAAERAAEEAEERAERTERNAGRQAAPKKERGRSENLDPEIEA; encoded by the coding sequence TTGCAAGCGGAAGCCTTTGTTCATTTCCGGCCCTCTTCCACGGCCGGGACGGCACAAGGACCTCCGAGGACATCCCCACCAGGAGGACACATCAGCACCGAGCTTCGAATCAACGACCGGATCCGCGTCCAGGAGGTCCGCCTCGTTGGCCCCAGCGGCGAGACCGTCGGCATCGTTCCCACCGCCGACGCGCTGCGCCTTGCCCAGGAGGCTGACCTCGACCTCGTCGAGATCGCCCCGATGGCCCGCCCCCCGGTCTGCAAGCTCATGGACTACGGGAAGTTCAAGTACGAGAACGCCCAGAAGGCCCGCGAGGCGCGGCGCAACCAGACGAACGTGATCATCAAGGAGATGAAGCTTCGTCCCAAGATCGACTCGCACGACTACGAGACCAAGAAGGGTCACGTGGTCCGGTTCCTCAACGCCGGCGACAAGGTCAAGATCACGATCATGTTCCGCGGCCGCGAGCAGCACCGCCCCGAGCTGGGCTTCCGGCTGCTGCAGAAGCTGGCCGAGGACGTCACCGAGCTCGGCTTCGTGGAGTCCTCGCCCAAGCAGGACGGCCGCAACATGACCATGGTCCTGGGCCCGCACAAGAAGAAGGCCGAGGCCAAGGTCGAGCACAAGGCCGCCAAGGAGGCCAAGGCCGCCGAGCGCGCCGCCGAGGAGGCCGAGGAGCGCGCCGAGCGCACCGAGCGCAACGCCGGTCGCCAGGCAGCCCCCAAGAAGGAGCGCGGTCGCTCCGAGAACCTCGATCCCGAGATCGAGGCCTGA
- a CDS encoding maleylpyruvate isomerase family mycothiol-dependent enzyme — MALAPLDYLAHLQRESTRFREVLATTPADARVPGCPDWSAADLLWHLAEVQWFWAEVVRTRPSAPVEDAPGPERPASYDALLAAFDQHSAALLAQLRSADPADPAWTWSSEQTVGFTYRRQALEALVHRVDAEQTAGRASPIDPELAADGVLEALDVMFGGTPPWGRFDGAGQHVRVDCTDTGDRVWVELGRFTGTDPRTATSYDETDIGVVADPGRAPDAVVAGPATLLLTWLWRRTDRDDPAAGPDVSGDPDVHARFAAVVDQPLT; from the coding sequence ATGGCACTCGCACCCCTTGACTACTTGGCTCACCTGCAACGTGAGTCAACCCGCTTCCGCGAGGTGCTCGCCACCACCCCTGCGGACGCGCGGGTGCCCGGCTGCCCGGACTGGTCGGCCGCCGACCTGCTGTGGCACCTCGCCGAGGTGCAGTGGTTCTGGGCCGAGGTGGTGCGGACGCGGCCCTCGGCGCCCGTCGAGGACGCGCCCGGGCCCGAGCGCCCGGCGTCGTACGACGCGCTGCTCGCGGCCTTCGACCAGCACAGCGCCGCCCTGCTCGCGCAGCTGCGGAGCGCCGACCCCGCCGACCCGGCCTGGACCTGGTCGAGCGAGCAGACGGTCGGCTTCACCTACCGCCGCCAGGCGCTCGAGGCGCTGGTGCACCGCGTCGACGCCGAGCAGACCGCCGGTCGGGCGAGCCCCATCGACCCTGAACTGGCCGCGGACGGGGTGCTCGAGGCGCTCGACGTGATGTTCGGCGGCACCCCGCCCTGGGGCCGCTTCGACGGCGCGGGCCAGCACGTGCGGGTCGACTGCACCGACACCGGCGACCGGGTCTGGGTCGAGCTGGGCCGCTTCACCGGCACCGACCCGCGCACCGCCACGTCGTACGACGAGACCGACATCGGCGTGGTCGCCGACCCCGGCCGGGCCCCGGACGCGGTGGTCGCCGGGCCCGCCACCCTCCTGCTCACCTGGCTGTGGCGGCGTACCGACCGAGACGACCCGGCCGCCGGCCCCGACGTCTCCGGCGACCCCGACGTGCACGCCCGCTTCGCCGCGGTCGTGGACCAGCCCCTCACCTGA
- the rplT gene encoding 50S ribosomal protein L20 yields the protein MARVKRAVNAQKKRRTTLERASGYRGQRSRLYRKAKEQVTHSLVYNYNDRRKNKGNFRKLWIQRINAAARAQGMTYNRFIQGLNLAGVEVDRKILADLAVNDIAAFNVLVETAKNALPEDVNAPKAEASA from the coding sequence ATGGCACGCGTCAAGCGCGCAGTGAACGCCCAGAAGAAGCGTCGTACCACCCTCGAGCGGGCCAGCGGCTACCGCGGCCAGCGCTCGCGCCTGTACCGCAAGGCCAAGGAGCAGGTCACCCACTCCCTGGTCTACAACTACAACGACCGGCGCAAGAACAAGGGCAACTTCCGCAAGCTGTGGATCCAGCGGATCAACGCTGCGGCCCGTGCCCAGGGCATGACCTACAACCGCTTCATCCAGGGCCTCAACCTGGCCGGCGTCGAGGTCGACCGCAAGATCCTGGCCGACCTGGCCGTCAACGACATCGCGGCGTTCAACGTCCTGGTCGAGACCGCCAAGAACGCCCTGCCCGAGGACGTCAACGCGCCCAAGGCGGAGGCCTCGGCCTGA
- a CDS encoding PAS domain-containing sensor histidine kinase, whose amino-acid sequence MSPHPARAVLDDLPDGVVLAGGDGLVRLVSAPAARMLGIDADEAPGRPLPDVLRLQDREGASWCACNTPYEGLATRTAVPEQPWLLPDGSEVLVAARIHRTSLRDPVDRVAVTLRSGRGRARLDRERSDLVATVAHELRSPLTGVKGFVQALLNRWDKLNDDQKKLMLTTVSSDSDRLSRLIAELLDVARIDTGRLQLYPRPTDVATIVGRVVTSVQAATSRPVVLEEPGDLPDVLADPDKLSQVVTNLVENAVRHGDGTVRVHLEAVAPGGAEAGVAVRVTVDDEGEGIPEELRRRVFTKFWKSGARGGSGLGMYIVGGLTRAHGGSVTIADAPGGGARVQVTWPVGPEA is encoded by the coding sequence ATGTCTCCTCACCCGGCCCGGGCCGTGCTCGACGACCTGCCCGACGGCGTGGTCCTCGCCGGCGGCGACGGGCTGGTGCGCCTGGTCTCGGCGCCGGCCGCGCGGATGCTCGGCATCGATGCCGACGAGGCCCCCGGGCGCCCGCTGCCCGACGTCCTGCGGCTCCAGGACCGTGAGGGCGCGTCGTGGTGCGCCTGCAACACGCCGTACGAGGGCCTGGCGACCCGCACCGCCGTCCCCGAGCAGCCGTGGCTGCTGCCCGACGGCAGCGAGGTGCTCGTCGCCGCCCGCATCCACCGCACCTCGCTGCGCGACCCGGTCGACCGGGTCGCGGTCACCCTGCGCTCGGGCCGCGGCCGGGCCCGCCTCGACCGCGAGCGCTCCGACCTGGTCGCCACCGTGGCCCACGAGCTGCGCTCCCCGCTGACCGGTGTGAAGGGGTTCGTGCAGGCGCTGCTGAACCGGTGGGACAAGCTCAACGACGACCAGAAGAAGCTGATGCTGACCACCGTCAGCTCCGACTCCGACCGGTTGAGCCGGCTCATCGCCGAGCTCCTCGACGTCGCCCGCATCGACACCGGCCGCCTCCAGCTCTACCCCCGGCCCACCGACGTCGCCACGATCGTGGGCCGGGTGGTGACCTCGGTGCAGGCCGCGACCTCGCGCCCGGTGGTCCTCGAGGAGCCCGGCGACCTGCCCGACGTGCTCGCCGACCCCGACAAGCTGTCCCAGGTGGTGACCAACCTGGTCGAGAACGCGGTGCGCCACGGCGACGGCACCGTGCGGGTGCACCTCGAGGCCGTGGCGCCCGGCGGCGCCGAGGCGGGGGTCGCGGTGCGGGTCACCGTCGACGACGAGGGCGAGGGCATCCCCGAGGAGCTGCGGCGGCGCGTGTTCACCAAGTTCTGGAAGAGCGGCGCGCGCGGCGGCTCCGGCCTGGGCATGTACATCGTGGGTGGGCTGACCCGCGCCCACGGCGGCTCGGTGACGATCGCCGACGCACCCGGCGGGGGAGCGCGGGTGCAGGTGACCTGGCCGGTCGGTCCCGAGGCCTGA
- the argJ gene encoding bifunctional glutamate N-acetyltransferase/amino-acid acetyltransferase ArgJ, whose amino-acid sequence MSITTPQGFTAAGVPAGLKSTGAKDVALVVNHGPRFDSASVFTANRCKANPILWSQEVVKDGTVKAVVLNSGGANCYTGPEGFQTTHAVAERVAEHVGIGAGDVVVCSTGLIGLTNDREQVLAGVDAAYGALSPEGGNDAAEAIMTTDSVSKQVVVEGAGWSIGGMAKGAGMLAPQLATMLVVITTDAVVPADELDTALRAATRVSFDRLDSDGCMSTNDTVTVLASGASGITPSPDDFAAALTQVCTDLAMQLLKDAEGADHEIAITTLNAATEDEAVEVGRSVARSNLFKAAIFGNDPNWGRVLASIGTTDATFDPADLDVAMNGVWVCRQSTPHADPESVDLTPREVSVTIDLKSGSERATVWTNDLTHAYVHENSAYSS is encoded by the coding sequence ATGAGCATCACCACCCCCCAGGGCTTCACCGCCGCGGGCGTCCCCGCCGGCCTGAAGTCGACCGGCGCCAAGGACGTCGCGCTGGTCGTCAACCACGGCCCGCGCTTCGACTCCGCGTCGGTCTTCACCGCCAACCGCTGCAAGGCCAACCCGATCCTGTGGAGCCAGGAGGTCGTCAAGGACGGCACCGTCAAGGCGGTCGTCCTCAACTCCGGCGGCGCCAACTGCTACACCGGCCCCGAGGGCTTCCAGACCACGCACGCCGTGGCGGAGCGGGTCGCCGAGCACGTCGGCATCGGCGCCGGCGACGTGGTCGTCTGCTCGACCGGCCTGATCGGGCTCACCAACGACCGCGAGCAGGTGCTCGCCGGCGTCGACGCGGCGTACGGCGCCCTGTCGCCCGAGGGCGGCAACGACGCGGCCGAGGCGATCATGACCACCGACTCGGTGAGCAAGCAGGTCGTGGTCGAGGGCGCCGGCTGGAGCATCGGCGGCATGGCCAAGGGCGCCGGCATGCTCGCGCCCCAGCTGGCCACGATGCTCGTGGTGATCACCACCGACGCCGTGGTGCCCGCGGACGAGCTCGACACCGCGCTGCGCGCCGCGACCCGGGTCTCCTTCGACCGGCTCGACTCCGACGGCTGCATGTCGACCAACGACACGGTGACCGTGCTGGCCAGCGGCGCCAGCGGCATCACGCCCAGCCCCGACGACTTCGCCGCGGCGCTGACCCAGGTCTGCACCGACCTGGCCATGCAGCTGCTCAAGGACGCCGAGGGCGCCGACCACGAGATCGCGATCACCACGCTCAACGCCGCCACCGAGGACGAGGCCGTGGAGGTGGGCCGCAGCGTGGCCCGCTCCAACCTCTTCAAGGCCGCGATCTTCGGCAACGACCCCAACTGGGGGCGCGTGCTGGCCAGCATCGGCACCACCGACGCCACCTTCGACCCCGCCGACCTCGACGTCGCCATGAACGGCGTCTGGGTCTGCCGGCAGTCCACCCCCCACGCCGACCCCGAGAGCGTCGACCTGACGCCGCGCGAGGTCAGCGTGACGATCGACCTGAAGTCCGGGTCCGAGCGGGCGACCGTCTGGACCAACGACCTGACCCACGCCTACGTCCACGAGAACAGCGCCTACTCCTCATGA